In Ruminococcaceae bacterium BL-6, a genomic segment contains:
- the ftsE gene encoding cell-division signal transducer (ATP-binding protein) (Evidence 2a : Function from experimental evidences in other organisms; PubMedId : 16352817, 17071757, 17307852, 18573177, 22006326, 23855774, 27167971; Product type cp : cell process) — translation MTEGNLNDIFFMERFKLIEFMDVSKTYGNGTQALRNINLKVDKGEFVFIVGSSGAGKSTFLKLIMCEEFPNSGEIIVNGRKLSTVKRRDIPYVRRTMGIVFQDFRLIDKMTVYDNVAFAMHVVGAAPREIRKRVPYILNLVGLKEKAGCHPNELSGGEQQRVGLARALVNNPSMIIADEPTGNIDPALSFEIVGLLSEINRRGTTILMVTHEHRLVKHFRRRVIEIHDGEIVADSCNISVPEDAHENQ, via the coding sequence TTGACCGAAGGAAATCTCAACGATATCTTTTTTATGGAGCGATTTAAGTTGATAGAATTCATGGATGTTTCTAAAACGTACGGAAACGGGACGCAGGCGCTTAGAAACATAAATTTAAAAGTGGATAAAGGGGAATTCGTTTTCATCGTCGGTTCCTCCGGCGCGGGCAAAAGCACCTTTTTAAAGCTGATCATGTGCGAGGAATTCCCAAACAGCGGCGAGATTATCGTAAACGGCCGCAAGCTTTCCACCGTGAAGCGCAGGGACATCCCCTATGTGCGCCGCACGATGGGCATCGTCTTTCAGGACTTCCGGCTGATCGACAAAATGACCGTTTACGACAATGTCGCCTTTGCCATGCACGTGGTGGGGGCCGCCCCGCGCGAGATCCGGAAACGCGTCCCTTACATATTGAACCTGGTGGGCCTGAAGGAAAAGGCGGGCTGCCACCCGAACGAGCTTTCCGGCGGCGAGCAGCAGCGCGTCGGCCTGGCGCGCGCGCTGGTGAACAACCCCAGCATGATTATCGCGGACGAGCCCACCGGCAACATCGACCCGGCGCTCTCGTTTGAAATCGTGGGGCTGCTGAGCGAAATCAACCGCCGGGGAACCACCATCCTGATGGTCACCCATGAGCACAGGCTCGTCAAGCATTTCCGCCGCAGGGTCATCGAGATCCACGACGGCGAAATCGTTGCGGACAGCTGCAACATCTCAGTACCGGAGGATGCCCATGAAAATCAGTAG
- a CDS encoding CdaR family transcriptional regulator — protein sequence MSNRLFQGVIHQMRDAIDRTIGVIDETSVIIACSELGRIGEVNESITPELIASPSPFVADGYTYRSFGNRPRPEYAVFVSGSDSEAVKYVNLLAVSLSSIKQYYDEKYDRSNFIKNVILDNILPGDIYLKARELHFNSDVSRVCLLIKIANKSDISAYDVIQNLFPDKNKDFVININETDIALVKEIRIGIEPKDLDKLAGSIVDTLSSEFYTHCVVGIGTVVTGIKDLARSFKEAQVALEVGKVFDTEKPIVSYDNLGIARLIYQLPTTVCEMFLKEVFKRGSIESLDHETLFTIQRFFENNLNVSETSRKLFVHRNTLVYRLEKIKKITGLDLREFEDAIVFKVALMVKKYLSSNPTKF from the coding sequence ATGTCAAACAGACTATTTCAGGGAGTAATCCATCAAATGCGCGATGCAATTGATCGGACGATCGGCGTCATCGACGAGACTTCGGTGATTATCGCATGCAGCGAGCTCGGCAGGATCGGCGAAGTGAACGAAAGCATCACCCCGGAACTCATCGCTTCCCCGAGCCCCTTTGTGGCGGACGGATACACCTACCGTTCCTTCGGCAACCGCCCCCGCCCGGAATACGCCGTATTCGTTTCCGGCAGCGACAGCGAGGCCGTAAAATATGTCAACCTGCTTGCCGTTTCCTTAAGCAGCATCAAGCAGTATTACGATGAAAAATACGACCGCAGCAACTTTATCAAAAACGTGATCCTCGACAACATTCTGCCCGGCGACATTTATCTGAAAGCCCGCGAGCTGCATTTCAACTCCGACGTGAGCCGCGTGTGTCTGCTGATCAAGATCGCCAACAAATCCGATATTTCCGCCTACGACGTGATTCAGAACCTGTTCCCCGACAAGAACAAGGACTTTGTCATCAACATCAACGAAACCGACATCGCCCTGGTCAAGGAGATCCGCATCGGCATCGAGCCGAAGGATCTCGACAAGCTGGCCGGCTCCATTGTGGATACGCTTTCGAGCGAGTTTTACACCCACTGCGTCGTCGGCATCGGCACCGTGGTCACGGGGATCAAGGACCTGGCCCGCTCGTTCAAGGAAGCGCAGGTCGCGCTGGAGGTCGGCAAGGTGTTCGACACCGAAAAGCCGATCGTCAGCTACGACAATCTGGGCATCGCCCGGCTGATCTATCAGCTTCCGACGACGGTGTGCGAGATGTTCCTGAAAGAGGTGTTCAAGCGCGGCTCCATCGAATCGCTCGACCACGAAACGCTCTTCACCATCCAGCGCTTCTTCGAGAACAACCTGAATGTTTCCGAAACCTCGCGCAAGCTGTTCGTCCACCGCAACACGCTCGTTTACCGCCTGGAAAAAATCAAGAAAATCACAGGGCTGGATCTGCGGGAATTTGAGGACGCCATCGTCTTTAAAGTCGCTCTGATGGTAAAGAAATACCTCTCTTCCAACCCAACCAAATTCTAA
- the msmX gene encoding multiple sugar (maltodextrins) transporter ATP-binding protein (Evidence 2a : Function from experimental evidences in other organisms; PubMedId : 16707683, 29240795; Product type t : transporter), whose product MASLSLRNIYKVYSGNVTAVTDFCLEIKDKEFIILVGPSGCGKSTTLRMIAGLEEITKGELYIGDTLANDVAPKDRDIAMVFQNYALYPHMTVFDNMAFGLKLRKTPKDEIKRRVEEAARILDISHLLDRKPKALSGGQRQRVALGRAIVRDPKVFLLDEPLSNLDAKLRAQMRTEIAKLHKRLGTTFVYVTHDQIEAMTMADRIVVMKDGFIQQVDTPQNLYENPVNEFVAGFMGSPQMNFLDAVLSREGNQYSLTFGECTVKIPQSKTEGASLDDYVGKSVTFGIRPEDVHDEPDFLAKAQDSTAKANVEVTELMGSETYLYLSCEGNPITARVEPTSTAKSGDNIAIALDMSKCHIFDKETEKAVLN is encoded by the coding sequence ATGGCGAGTCTTTCACTCAGGAATATTTACAAGGTTTATTCGGGCAACGTAACGGCGGTCACCGATTTTTGCCTGGAAATCAAGGACAAGGAATTCATCATCCTGGTCGGGCCATCCGGCTGCGGGAAATCCACGACCTTGAGAATGATCGCCGGCCTGGAGGAAATCACCAAGGGCGAGCTGTACATAGGGGACACCCTTGCGAACGACGTGGCTCCAAAAGACCGCGATATCGCGATGGTATTCCAGAACTATGCGCTGTATCCCCACATGACCGTATTCGACAACATGGCCTTCGGCCTGAAGCTGCGCAAGACCCCGAAAGACGAGATCAAACGCCGAGTGGAAGAAGCCGCGCGCATCCTGGACATCTCGCATCTGCTCGACAGAAAGCCGAAGGCGCTTTCCGGCGGCCAGCGCCAGCGCGTGGCGCTGGGGCGCGCCATCGTGCGCGACCCGAAGGTGTTCCTGCTCGACGAGCCCCTTTCCAACCTGGATGCAAAGCTGCGCGCGCAGATGAGGACCGAGATCGCGAAGCTGCACAAAAGGCTGGGGACGACCTTCGTCTACGTGACCCACGACCAGATCGAGGCCATGACCATGGCCGACCGCATCGTGGTCATGAAGGACGGGTTCATCCAGCAGGTGGACACCCCGCAGAACCTGTATGAAAACCCGGTCAACGAATTCGTGGCCGGCTTCATGGGTTCGCCGCAGATGAACTTCCTCGACGCCGTGCTCAGCCGCGAGGGGAACCAGTACAGCCTTACGTTCGGCGAATGCACCGTCAAGATCCCGCAGTCCAAAACCGAGGGCGCTTCGCTCGACGATTACGTCGGGAAATCCGTCACCTTCGGCATCCGGCCCGAGGATGTCCACGACGAGCCGGACTTCCTGGCGAAAGCGCAGGACAGCACGGCAAAGGCAAACGTGGAAGTCACCGAGCTGATGGGCTCGGAAACCTACCTTTACCTGAGCTGCGAGGGAAATCCCATCACCGCGCGCGTGGAGCCCACCTCCACCGCAAAATCCGGGGACAATATCGCGATCGCGCTGGATATGAGCAAGTGCCATATCTTCGACAAGGAAACGGAGAAGGCCGTATTGAACTGA
- the ytzG gene encoding Uncharacterized RNA pseudouridine synthase YtzG, whose protein sequence is MPKERLDKILSSQGLCSRREAGALIRRGLVSVNGAPAENPDRKFDPLLDEITVDGKKLVFRRFEYLMMNKPAGVLSASRDRREKTVLDLLPPELSRRGLFPAGRLDRDTEGLLILTDDGDYAHRMLSPKSHVYKIYHAVLDFPIEKDDIEAFACGVEMKDFSSLPAKLSILPKSEAPYLDMPPECFAAVEIREGKFHQVKRMFAARGKTVLALKRVRIGTLRLDESLLPGQARRMAPSEVMAVFHGNEGGFL, encoded by the coding sequence ATGCCGAAGGAAAGGCTGGACAAGATACTGTCCTCGCAAGGGCTTTGCAGCCGCAGGGAGGCCGGCGCCCTGATCCGCCGGGGGCTGGTTTCGGTCAACGGCGCGCCCGCTGAAAACCCGGACCGGAAGTTTGATCCCCTGCTCGACGAAATCACGGTGGATGGGAAAAAGCTGGTTTTCCGCCGGTTCGAATATCTGATGATGAACAAGCCCGCGGGCGTTCTGTCCGCCTCGCGCGACAGGCGGGAAAAGACCGTGCTGGACCTTCTTCCCCCCGAGCTTTCCCGGCGCGGCCTTTTTCCGGCCGGCCGGCTGGACCGCGACACCGAGGGCCTTCTGATCCTGACCGACGACGGGGATTACGCGCACCGGATGCTTTCCCCCAAGAGCCATGTGTACAAAATTTATCACGCCGTGCTCGATTTCCCCATTGAAAAAGACGATATCGAAGCCTTTGCCTGCGGAGTGGAAATGAAAGATTTCAGTTCTCTTCCTGCAAAATTGTCGATATTGCCCAAAAGCGAGGCCCCTTATTTGGATATGCCACCGGAATGTTTTGCGGCGGTGGAAATCCGCGAGGGGAAATTCCACCAGGTAAAGCGCATGTTTGCCGCGCGGGGAAAGACGGTTCTAGCTCTGAAGCGCGTCCGGATCGGCACGCTCCGGCTGGATGAATCCCTGCTTCCGGGGCAGGCCCGCCGCATGGCGCCAAGTGAGGTTATGGCAGTTTTTCACGGAAATGAGGGCGGTTTTTTATGA
- a CDS encoding conserved exported protein of unknown function (Evidence 4 : Unknown function but conserved in other organisms): MFVLSFKTKRKNIFLGILLVVVLALVATAANFVRTARSEATMAGNKYSLKAESNEDRISFLRQFGWEVNPEPAEIREITIPEKFNDVYEKYNEIQKQQGLDLTRYAGKTCKQWIYEIQNYSDRGAPVRATMLVYEGKVIGGDISSTPVDGFMCGFNGAGASGEITPSSEDPGGNAQSGPAEENSGINVSEIPTAAWPTD; this comes from the coding sequence ATGTTTGTGCTGTCTTTTAAAACAAAAAGAAAAAACATTTTTTTGGGTATCCTTCTGGTCGTGGTGCTGGCCCTTGTGGCCACCGCCGCAAATTTCGTGCGCACCGCGCGGAGCGAAGCCACCATGGCCGGAAACAAATACAGCCTGAAGGCCGAGAGCAACGAGGACCGCATCTCGTTTCTCAGGCAGTTCGGGTGGGAAGTCAACCCCGAGCCGGCCGAGATCCGGGAAATCACGATCCCCGAAAAGTTTAACGACGTCTACGAAAAATACAACGAGATCCAAAAGCAGCAGGGGCTTGACCTGACGCGGTATGCCGGAAAGACCTGCAAGCAATGGATCTACGAGATCCAGAATTATTCCGACCGCGGCGCACCGGTACGGGCCACCATGCTCGTCTACGAAGGAAAGGTCATCGGCGGGGACATCAGCTCCACGCCGGTCGACGGGTTCATGTGCGGCTTCAACGGCGCCGGAGCATCCGGAGAGATCACCCCGTCTTCCGAAGATCCGGGGGGGAACGCCCAAAGCGGGCCCGCTGAGGAAAACAGCGGCATCAATGTAAGCGAAATTCCCACGGCCGCATGGCCCACAGACTGA
- the yxjH gene encoding putative methyl-tetrahydrofolate methyltransferase (biofilm formation) (Evidence 3 : Putative function from multiple computational evidences; PubMedId : 12456320, 14563871, 17098890, 17114254; Product type e : enzyme), whose translation MSTQFSVRTSAPFRYDIVGSFLRPERLKKARLDFSQDRITKQQLAAVEDDCIRDLVEKEIRAGLHSVTDGEFRRSYWHLDFMWGFDGIEHIEMEHGYFFHGEETRADSARVCGKIRFSGHPFLKHYQFLQKAVGGRALTRQTIPAPAQFFAELVRAENERYLDDVYPDREELYRDLTDAYRGFILALYESGCRNLQLDDCTWGMLCDKNFWNTMAGDGYSPENLQQLYLRLNNGAIRDLPGDLTVNTHICRGNYHSTWATSGGYAPVAKTLFGGENVRAYYLEFDDSRSGDFSPLAAVSGKKLVVLGLITSKRPQLEDQEKIIARIHEASAYVPLDRLCLSPQCGFASTEEGNVLTEQEQWEKIRLIREIAEEVWG comes from the coding sequence ATGAGCACACAGTTTTCCGTACGCACAAGCGCGCCGTTCCGTTACGACATCGTCGGCAGCTTCCTGCGGCCGGAGCGCCTCAAAAAGGCGCGGCTGGATTTTTCGCAGGACAGAATCACAAAGCAGCAGCTGGCCGCCGTCGAGGATGACTGCATCCGGGACCTGGTGGAAAAGGAAATCCGGGCCGGCCTGCACTCGGTCACCGACGGTGAATTCCGCCGCAGTTACTGGCATCTGGATTTCATGTGGGGGTTCGACGGCATCGAGCACATCGAGATGGAGCACGGCTATTTCTTCCACGGCGAGGAAACCCGCGCGGATTCCGCCCGGGTGTGCGGGAAGATCCGGTTCTCCGGGCACCCGTTCCTGAAGCATTATCAATTCCTGCAAAAAGCGGTGGGCGGCCGGGCGCTGACCCGCCAGACGATCCCGGCGCCCGCGCAGTTTTTCGCGGAACTGGTGCGCGCCGAAAACGAACGGTATCTGGATGACGTCTACCCCGACCGCGAGGAGCTTTACCGTGATCTGACGGATGCTTACCGCGGTTTCATTCTCGCGCTTTATGAATCCGGATGCCGCAACCTGCAGCTCGACGACTGCACCTGGGGCATGCTCTGCGACAAAAATTTCTGGAACACCATGGCCGGCGACGGATACAGCCCCGAGAATCTTCAGCAGCTTTATCTGCGGCTGAACAACGGTGCCATCCGGGACCTTCCCGGCGACCTGACGGTGAACACCCATATCTGCCGCGGCAACTACCACTCCACCTGGGCGACCAGCGGCGGCTACGCGCCTGTTGCCAAAACGCTGTTCGGCGGCGAAAACGTGCGGGCCTATTACCTGGAATTCGACGACAGCCGTTCCGGAGACTTTTCCCCGCTGGCGGCGGTTTCCGGCAAAAAGCTGGTCGTTCTCGGCCTGATTACATCCAAACGCCCGCAGCTGGAGGATCAGGAAAAAATCATCGCGCGCATCCACGAGGCAAGCGCGTATGTGCCGCTCGACCGGCTCTGCCTCAGCCCCCAGTGCGGCTTTGCCTCGACGGAAGAGGGGAACGTCCTCACCGAGCAGGAGCAATGGGAAAAGATCAGGCTGATCCGGGAAATCGCGGAGGAGGTCTGGGGGTAA
- a CDS encoding LysR family transcriptional regulator, with protein sequence MTLQQLRYVIQIAQTGSFHLAAQHFFITQPSISKAVAELEKEMGILIFHRTNRGATLSEEGTKFLAYARQVIEQAELLEHQYKQNTPVRRVFAISSQHYAFVVNAFVALVREYGQAQYEFSLRESRTFDIIEDVRTGRSELGILYLSRFNHEVLQRILQENDLRFVPLFTATPHVFVSSRNPLVKKEQVTLEDLADYPRLTYEQGINNSFYFSEELHSVEFSPKNIVVSDRATLFNLLIGLDGYTISSGILSRDLNGDDIVAIPLKSEERMDIGYLCGEGGQLSTIGARYITLLREYIASYHL encoded by the coding sequence ATGACACTTCAGCAGCTCAGATACGTGATACAGATCGCACAGACAGGATCGTTCCATTTAGCCGCGCAGCATTTTTTCATCACGCAGCCCAGCATTTCCAAGGCGGTTGCCGAACTGGAAAAAGAGATGGGAATTTTGATTTTCCACCGCACCAACCGCGGCGCGACGCTGTCCGAAGAAGGAACGAAGTTTTTGGCTTACGCCCGGCAGGTGATCGAGCAGGCGGAGCTGCTGGAGCATCAGTACAAGCAGAACACGCCCGTCCGGCGGGTTTTCGCGATCTCTTCCCAGCACTATGCCTTCGTGGTCAACGCGTTTGTCGCGCTGGTGCGGGAGTACGGGCAGGCCCAGTATGAATTTTCCCTGCGCGAATCGCGGACATTCGATATCATCGAGGATGTCCGCACAGGTCGCAGCGAGCTGGGAATCCTCTATCTGAGCCGTTTCAACCACGAGGTTCTGCAGCGCATCCTGCAGGAAAACGATCTGCGCTTTGTGCCGCTTTTCACGGCGACGCCGCATGTCTTTGTCAGCAGCAGAAACCCGCTGGTGAAAAAGGAGCAGGTGACGCTGGAAGATCTGGCGGATTACCCCCGGCTGACCTATGAGCAGGGGATCAACAACTCCTTTTATTTTTCGGAAGAACTGCACAGCGTAGAGTTCAGCCCGAAGAACATTGTGGTCTCCGACCGCGCCACGCTGTTCAACCTGCTGATTGGCCTTGACGGGTACACCATTTCGTCCGGCATCCTCAGCCGGGATCTGAACGGAGACGACATCGTCGCCATTCCGCTGAAAAGCGAGGAACGAATGGACATCGGCTATCTCTGCGGCGAAGGCGGTCAGCTCAGCACGATCGGGGCGCGTTATATCACATTGCTGCGGGAATATATCGCTTCTTATCATTTGTGA
- a CDS encoding Translation elongation factor G-related protein: protein MKQYHAKNILNIAIAGHSGSGKTTLAEALLFLSGSSDRLGKVADGNTVCDFDPEEIRRKTTVGTAVASLEWKNYKINLIDSPGLFDFEGGRCEAVRAADSVLITVSGKSGVGVGTEKAVAAANDRGLAKIFFVNGLCDESARFYRVFEDLKASFGPSVCPVVVPYIVDGKADCYINILEYKAYRYGENGSPAEVPMPDMGDRLDGLRTAIYEAVAETSEEMFEKYFSGEQFTPEEVIVGISKGVKSGAISPVFCGDAQLTYGMEQLLNGLIWLAPTAADKSGELGLDVNGDPVELSVNEDGATAAIVFKTVADPFVGKLSYLKVISGKVTTEAPLINMRTGNTERIGKVVFLRGKKQEDAKELCAGDIGAVPKLQNTNTGDTLCSPLRKVTLQGLEYPNPTLSMAVIPKNKGEEDKVAQGITRLSEEDPTIRFSTNTETHQMILSGLGEQHLDVVISKLKNKFGVEVSLTKPRVPYRETIRKKVQVQGRHKKQTGGHGQFGDVWIEFEPCSSEGLEFAERVVGGAVPKGFFPAVEKGLRECIQKGPLAGYPVVGLRATLYDGSYHPVDSSEMSFKMAAAVAYKAGMPQANPVLLEPIGTLNATVPDANMGDVMGEINKRRGRVLGMEPAQSGCQTIQAEVPMAEMYDFTTFIRQVTQGRGNFTFDFARYEEAPPQVAQKVIEEAKKENED from the coding sequence GTGAAGCAGTATCATGCAAAGAACATTTTGAACATCGCGATCGCGGGTCACAGCGGCTCGGGAAAGACCACGCTGGCGGAAGCATTGCTGTTTTTATCGGGCTCTTCCGACAGGCTCGGCAAGGTTGCGGACGGAAACACGGTCTGCGACTTCGATCCCGAAGAAATCCGCCGGAAAACGACCGTCGGCACGGCGGTGGCGTCGCTGGAATGGAAGAACTACAAGATCAACCTGATCGACTCCCCCGGCCTGTTCGATTTCGAGGGCGGCAGATGCGAGGCCGTGCGCGCGGCGGATTCGGTGCTGATTACGGTCTCGGGGAAATCCGGCGTCGGCGTCGGCACGGAAAAGGCGGTCGCCGCGGCGAACGACCGGGGGCTCGCGAAGATCTTCTTCGTAAACGGCCTGTGCGACGAAAGCGCGCGTTTCTACCGCGTGTTTGAAGATTTGAAAGCCAGCTTCGGCCCGTCGGTCTGCCCGGTGGTGGTTCCGTACATCGTGGACGGAAAGGCCGACTGCTACATCAATATCCTGGAATACAAGGCCTACCGCTACGGGGAGAACGGCTCGCCCGCGGAGGTTCCCATGCCCGACATGGGCGACCGGCTCGACGGCCTGCGCACCGCGATCTACGAGGCGGTGGCCGAAACGAGCGAGGAAATGTTCGAGAAATATTTTTCCGGGGAGCAGTTCACCCCCGAGGAAGTGATCGTCGGGATCAGCAAGGGCGTGAAATCCGGCGCGATCAGCCCGGTGTTCTGCGGCGACGCCCAGCTCACCTACGGCATGGAGCAGCTGCTCAACGGCCTGATCTGGCTCGCGCCCACCGCCGCGGACAAAAGCGGCGAGCTGGGGCTGGATGTCAACGGGGACCCGGTGGAGCTTTCCGTCAACGAGGACGGCGCAACCGCCGCGATCGTTTTCAAAACCGTGGCGGACCCGTTCGTGGGCAAGCTTTCCTATCTGAAGGTGATCTCGGGGAAGGTCACCACCGAAGCGCCGCTCATCAACATGCGCACCGGCAACACCGAACGCATCGGCAAAGTGGTGTTCCTTCGGGGCAAAAAGCAGGAGGACGCGAAGGAGCTGTGCGCCGGGGACATCGGCGCGGTGCCGAAGCTTCAGAACACCAACACCGGGGATACGCTCTGCTCGCCGCTGCGCAAGGTGACGCTTCAGGGCCTGGAATACCCCAACCCCACCCTTTCGATGGCGGTGATCCCCAAGAACAAGGGCGAAGAGGATAAGGTGGCCCAGGGCATCACCCGGCTCTCGGAGGAAGACCCCACCATCCGCTTTTCCACCAACACCGAAACGCACCAGATGATCCTTTCGGGCCTTGGCGAGCAGCATCTGGATGTCGTCATTTCCAAGCTGAAAAACAAATTCGGCGTGGAGGTTTCGCTGACAAAGCCGCGCGTCCCGTACCGCGAGACCATCCGCAAGAAGGTGCAGGTGCAGGGGCGCCATAAAAAGCAGACGGGCGGCCACGGGCAGTTCGGCGACGTGTGGATCGAGTTCGAGCCGTGCAGCAGCGAGGGGCTGGAATTTGCCGAGCGCGTCGTGGGCGGCGCGGTGCCGAAGGGCTTCTTCCCGGCGGTGGAAAAGGGCCTGCGCGAATGCATCCAGAAAGGGCCTCTCGCGGGCTACCCGGTGGTTGGGCTGCGCGCGACGCTGTACGACGGCTCTTACCATCCGGTGGATTCTTCGGAAATGTCGTTCAAAATGGCAGCCGCCGTCGCCTATAAAGCCGGGATGCCGCAGGCGAACCCCGTTCTTCTGGAACCGATCGGCACGCTGAACGCCACGGTTCCGGATGCCAACATGGGCGACGTGATGGGTGAAATCAACAAGCGCCGCGGCAGGGTTTTGGGCATGGAGCCGGCGCAGTCCGGCTGCCAGACCATACAGGCGGAAGTCCCCATGGCGGAAATGTACGACTTCACCACGTTTATCCGCCAGGTGACACAGGGCCGCGGCAATTTCACCTTCGACTTCGCAAGATACGAAGAGGCTCCTCCGCAGGTGGCGCAGAAGGTCATAGAAGAGGCAAAAAAAGAAAACGAAGACTGA
- a CDS encoding protein of unknown function (Evidence 5 : Unknown function), translating into MIGQAGRAAKGTMLYFKDQSPTKIVSFHKKANKDLFKFCIENREKIG; encoded by the coding sequence GTGATCGGGCAGGCGGGGAGGGCTGCCAAAGGCACGATGCTGTATTTTAAAGATCAGAGCCCTACAAAAATTGTATCTTTTCACAAAAAAGCAAATAAAGATTTGTTCAAATTTTGCATTGAAAACCGGGAAAAAATAGGATAA
- a CDS encoding HTH gntR-type domain-containing protein, whose product MELKMGEPLVEEDLAEEYGVSRTPVRDALRRLEHEGLVSIIPYKGSVVREITAEDITEIYIIRQALESICSKNTAAVITDANIEKLESYWRESMRFLKEGNYQMSSEYGDKIHHVIISIGGSKRIFQIINELSAQTLQLGKVAATLPGRLEKSNEEHHLIINAIKAHDRELAGKLMEEHILSTRKDMLLALKNSHL is encoded by the coding sequence ATGGAATTGAAAATGGGTGAGCCCCTGGTAGAAGAAGACTTAGCGGAAGAATATGGCGTAAGCAGAACGCCCGTACGGGATGCTCTGCGGCGTCTGGAGCATGAGGGGCTTGTCAGCATCATTCCGTATAAGGGCAGCGTGGTGCGAGAGATCACGGCGGAAGACATTACCGAAATTTACATTATCCGTCAGGCATTGGAAAGCATCTGTTCTAAGAATACCGCTGCCGTCATTACGGATGCCAATATTGAAAAGCTGGAATCCTATTGGCGGGAATCGATGAGGTTCCTGAAGGAAGGGAATTATCAGATGTCCTCCGAGTACGGGGACAAAATCCATCATGTGATCATCAGCATCGGCGGAAGCAAACGGATTTTCCAAATCATCAATGAATTAAGCGCCCAGACGCTCCAGTTGGGCAAGGTCGCGGCTACGCTTCCCGGAAGGCTTGAAAAATCCAACGAAGAGCATCACCTGATTATCAATGCCATAAAGGCTCATGACAGGGAACTTGCGGGAAAGCTGATGGAAGAGCATATTCTCAGCACACGGAAAGATATGCTGCTTGCTCTGAAAAATTCTCATCTTTGA
- a CDS encoding protein of unknown function (Evidence 5 : Unknown function), with protein MILTMFISNSNFQMFISQTKENPCGTGSRLSAAPTAEVPKMKLVYDLYTICFMPTLPSQGPVCRIKNDRFSR; from the coding sequence TTGATTCTGACCATGTTCATTTCCAACTCCAACTTTCAAATGTTTATTTCACAGACAAAGGAAAATCCCTGCGGAACGGGCTCCCGTCTTTCAGCCGCCCCAACGGCGGAAGTTCCCAAAATGAAATTAGTATACGACTTGTATACAATTTGTTTTATGCCGACTCTTCCCTCTCAAGGCCCTGTTTGCAGAATCAAAAACGACAGATTTTCGAGATAA